A stretch of Streptococcus sp. oral taxon 061 DNA encodes these proteins:
- a CDS encoding DNA-dependent RNA polymerase subunit epsilon, translating into MIYKVFYQETKDRSPRRETTRSLYLDIDANSELEGRIIARELVEKNRPEFNVEYIELLSDKLLDYEKETGAFEITEF; encoded by the coding sequence ATGATTTACAAAGTTTTTTATCAAGAAACTAAAGACCGTAGCCCACGTCGTGAAACAACACGCTCACTTTACTTAGACATTGATGCTAACTCAGAACTTGAGGGACGTATCATTGCCCGTGAACTTGTTGAAAAAAACCGTCCAGAATTCAACGTTGAATATATCGAGCTCTTGTCAGACAAATTGCTAGACTACGAAAAAGAAACTGGCGCATTCGAAATTACGGAGTTCTAA
- the tsaB gene encoding tRNA (adenosine(37)-N6)-threonylcarbamoyltransferase complex dimerization subunit type 1 TsaB, producing MKVLAFDTSSKALSLAILEDKQLLAETMINIKKNHSITLMPVIDFLMASLDLTPRDLDRIVVAEGPGSYTGLRIAVATAKTLAHTLNIELVGMSSLLALVPSRQQGLVVPLMDARRNNVYAGFYENAQPVFPEAHLSFEEVLEKVKDAEQVTFVGEVGAFVDQIQEQLPQANYQETIPNAANLALWAWDKEADSLHDFVPNYLKRVEAEENWLKNHAESGESYIKRLW from the coding sequence ATGAAAGTATTAGCTTTTGATACGTCCAGCAAGGCTCTTTCTCTAGCCATTTTAGAGGACAAGCAGCTTCTGGCCGAGACTATGATCAATATTAAGAAAAATCACAGCATTACCCTCATGCCTGTCATCGATTTTTTGATGGCCAGTCTAGATTTGACACCTAGAGATTTGGATCGAATCGTAGTAGCAGAGGGACCGGGTAGCTATACAGGTTTGCGAATTGCAGTAGCAACTGCTAAGACTTTGGCTCATACTCTAAACATTGAGTTAGTGGGGATGTCTAGCCTTTTAGCCCTGGTACCGAGCCGGCAGCAAGGTTTGGTTGTCCCTTTGATGGATGCGCGTCGCAACAATGTTTATGCAGGATTTTATGAAAATGCCCAACCAGTCTTTCCAGAAGCGCATCTATCTTTTGAAGAGGTGTTAGAAAAAGTCAAGGATGCTGAGCAGGTAACCTTTGTTGGAGAAGTTGGAGCCTTTGTGGATCAAATCCAAGAACAATTGCCACAAGCTAACTACCAAGAAACCATACCAAACGCAGCGAATCTAGCTCTTTGGGCCTGGGACAAGGAAGCAGACTCCTTGCACGACTTTGTGCCGAATTACCTCAAGCGTGTCGAAGCTGAGGAAAACTGGCTTAAGAATCATGCCGAGTCCGGCGAGTCTTACATTAAACGCCTATGGTAG
- the rimI gene encoding ribosomal protein S18-alanine N-acetyltransferase — protein MVGIKRIQQQPDLAQAIYAVMVDVYPVSPWTLEQIQADLSQDQTWYALAYDGAEVIGFLAIQENLFEAEVLQIAVKKAYQGQGVALALFATLPTDKEIFLEVRKSNHRAQAFYKKEKMAVIAERKAYYHDPVEDAIIMKREIDEG, from the coding sequence ATGGTAGGAATCAAACGAATCCAACAGCAACCTGACTTGGCTCAAGCTATCTATGCTGTTATGGTAGATGTTTACCCAGTCAGCCCTTGGACGCTGGAACAAATCCAAGCAGACCTGTCTCAAGACCAGACTTGGTATGCTCTAGCTTATGATGGGGCAGAAGTGATAGGTTTTCTAGCAATTCAGGAGAATCTTTTTGAAGCAGAAGTCCTGCAAATCGCTGTCAAGAAAGCCTATCAAGGACAGGGGGTAGCTTTAGCCTTGTTTGCAACATTGCCGACAGACAAGGAGATTTTCCTCGAAGTTAGAAAGTCAAATCACCGAGCGCAAGCATTTTACAAGAAAGAAAAAATGGCGGTCATCGCTGAGCGAAAAGCCTACTACCATGATCCAGTTGAGGATGCCATTATCATGAAGAGAGAAATAGATGAAGGATAG
- the tsaD gene encoding tRNA (adenosine(37)-N6)-threonylcarbamoyltransferase complex transferase subunit TsaD: protein MKDRYILAFETSCDETSVAVLKNDDELLSNVIASQIESHKRFGGVVPEVASRHHVEVITACIEEALAEAGITENDVTAVAVTYGPGLVGALLVGLSAAKAFAWAHGLPLIPVNHMAGHLMAAQSVEPLEFPLLALLVSGGHTELVYVSEAGDYKIVGETRDDAVGEAYDKVGRVMGLTYPAGREIDELAHQGQDVYDFPRAMIKEDNLEFSFSGLKSAFINLHHNAEQKGESLSKEDLSASFQAAVMDILMAKTKKALEKYPVKTLVVAGGVAANKGLRERLAAEITDVKVIIPPLRLCGDNAGMIAYASISEWNKENFAGLDLNAKPSLAFDTME, encoded by the coding sequence ATGAAGGATAGATATATTTTAGCATTTGAGACATCCTGTGATGAGACCAGTGTCGCCGTCCTGAAAAACGACGATGAGCTCTTGTCCAATGTCATTGCTAGTCAAATTGAGAGTCATAAACGTTTTGGTGGCGTGGTGCCAGAAGTGGCTAGCCGCCACCATGTTGAAGTCATTACAGCCTGTATCGAGGAGGCGTTAGCAGAAGCAGGAATTACTGAAAACGATGTGACAGCTGTGGCGGTTACCTACGGACCGGGCTTGGTTGGAGCTTTGCTAGTTGGCTTGTCAGCTGCCAAGGCTTTTGCTTGGGCTCATGGTCTTCCTCTGATTCCTGTGAATCACATGGCTGGTCACCTCATGGCGGCTCAAAGTGTGGAACCCTTGGAGTTTCCTTTGCTAGCCCTTCTAGTCAGTGGTGGACACACAGAGTTGGTCTATGTTTCTGAAGCTGGTGATTATAAGATTGTTGGGGAGACCCGTGATGATGCAGTTGGTGAAGCCTATGATAAGGTTGGACGTGTCATGGGCTTGACCTATCCAGCAGGTCGTGAGATTGACGAGTTGGCTCATCAAGGTCAGGATGTGTATGACTTCCCACGTGCTATGATTAAGGAAGACAATCTGGAGTTTTCATTCTCTGGTTTGAAGTCTGCCTTTATCAATCTTCACCACAATGCCGAGCAAAAGGGAGAAAGCTTGTCCAAGGAAGACCTATCTGCTTCCTTCCAAGCAGCTGTCATGGATATTCTCATGGCAAAAACCAAGAAGGCCTTGGAGAAATATCCTGTTAAAACCCTAGTCGTGGCTGGTGGTGTAGCAGCTAACAAAGGTCTTAGAGAACGCCTAGCAGCCGAAATTACCGATGTCAAAGTTATCATTCCGCCTCTGCGCCTCTGTGGAGACAATGCAGGTATGATTGCCTATGCCAGCATCAGCGAGTGGAACAAAGAAAACTTCGCAGGCCTGGACCTCAATGCCAAACCAAGTCTCGCCTTTGATACCATGGAATAA
- a CDS encoding CPBP family intramembrane glutamic endopeptidase: protein MKKIISRYYLFIAILLVIADQFLIRLVLHSDLAAGLSDFAYYLSDMMLNFLVVLLAIIVMVWLGKWQKISSRKFKGSYLFYSFLALLAFVIWNFVTFFIFPPTKNEIAYQLDVPTFTGATAFLMYFFYPVIAGPIFEEMIYRGLVMTALEKGKKWGLDVLGSAALFGILHISNHGWVLTDFFFYMGGGLIFAVLFRVTKSIYWPIGLHIVYNGIGQTLPLLF, encoded by the coding sequence ATGAAAAAGATAATCTCACGCTACTACTTGTTTATAGCTATTCTACTTGTCATTGCTGACCAGTTCTTGATTCGTCTGGTTTTACACAGCGACCTTGCTGCAGGTCTATCTGACTTTGCCTATTATTTGTCAGATATGATGTTGAATTTTCTTGTGGTTTTGCTTGCTATTATTGTTATGGTTTGGTTAGGTAAATGGCAGAAAATCAGCAGCAGAAAATTTAAGGGTTCCTATCTTTTCTATTCCTTTTTAGCTCTTCTTGCTTTTGTTATTTGGAATTTCGTCACATTTTTTATTTTCCCACCTACTAAAAATGAAATTGCTTATCAACTGGATGTTCCTACTTTTACAGGAGCTACGGCATTTTTGATGTATTTTTTCTATCCTGTAATTGCAGGTCCCATTTTTGAAGAGATGATTTATCGTGGATTGGTGATGACTGCTCTGGAGAAAGGAAAGAAATGGGGACTGGATGTGCTTGGTTCGGCTGCTTTGTTTGGGATCTTGCATATTAGTAACCACGGTTGGGTTTTAACAGACTTTTTCTTCTATATGGGTGGCGGTCTCATATTTGCAGTCTTGTTTAGAGTGACAAAGTCCATTTATTGGCCTATTGGACTGCATATAGTTTACAACGGCATTGGCCAGACTCTCCCCTTGCTGTTTTAG
- a CDS encoding AzlC family ABC transporter permease: MKEKGFWEGVQAAVPTALGYISIGLACGIIGSPYVTPVEMGLMSLFVYAGSAQFAMIALIAVQAPVAAIAMTVFLINLRLFLLSLHASTYFRHTSLWHNISMSSLLTDETYGVLMGERVHTDKVNPMWMHGNNLNSYISWFLGTVVGTALGGLLPNPEVFGLDFALVGMFIGIFTSQFQIMQKRIPLRKLFIILGVVAVSFFVLLTVVSQSLAVLFATLLGCTMGVILDGQ, from the coding sequence ATGAAAGAAAAAGGATTTTGGGAGGGTGTACAAGCAGCTGTGCCGACGGCTTTAGGTTATATCAGCATCGGTCTTGCTTGTGGGATTATCGGTTCTCCCTATGTAACACCTGTGGAAATGGGCTTGATGAGCCTCTTTGTCTATGCTGGGAGCGCCCAGTTTGCCATGATAGCCTTGATAGCAGTTCAAGCACCTGTGGCAGCCATTGCTATGACGGTCTTTTTGATTAATCTACGTCTCTTTTTGTTGAGTTTGCATGCTTCGACCTATTTCCGTCATACCAGTCTCTGGCATAATATCAGCATGTCTAGCCTTTTGACCGATGAAACCTATGGGGTCTTGATGGGAGAACGGGTTCATACGGATAAGGTCAACCCTATGTGGATGCATGGAAACAATCTCAATAGCTATATTTCTTGGTTTTTGGGAACAGTTGTCGGAACCGCTCTAGGTGGCCTTTTGCCAAATCCGGAAGTTTTTGGTCTAGATTTTGCCCTAGTGGGGATGTTTATCGGGATTTTCACTTCCCAGTTTCAGATTATGCAAAAACGGATTCCCTTACGGAAACTCTTCATCATTCTGGGAGTTGTTGCTGTTTCCTTTTTTGTGCTCTTGACAGTAGTGTCTCAGTCGCTAGCTGTCCTATTTGCGACCTTGTTGGGTTGTACCATGGGGGTGATTTTGGATGGTCAGTAA
- a CDS encoding AzlD domain-containing protein — protein MVSKYILMAIVFSGLVTWIPRMIPFILAKYKGLPPIVERFLKFLPVSVIFALILSSVVTGKAGSFPQIKWLDFLAVFPTAFVAFRYRNLVGTVLFGVVLIAVLRLVF, from the coding sequence ATGGTCAGTAAGTATATTTTAATGGCAATCGTCTTTTCTGGCTTGGTGACTTGGATTCCGAGAATGATTCCTTTTATCCTTGCCAAGTACAAGGGGTTGCCACCTATCGTAGAGCGCTTTTTGAAATTTCTCCCAGTCTCTGTTATCTTTGCCTTGATTCTTTCAAGTGTGGTGACAGGAAAAGCTGGAAGCTTCCCGCAGATAAAATGGCTAGACTTTCTAGCAGTCTTCCCAACAGCCTTTGTGGCCTTTCGTTACCGTAATCTGGTGGGGACGGTTCTCTTTGGAGTAGTCTTGATAGCAGTCCTACGTTTGGTCTTTTAA
- a CDS encoding amino acid ABC transporter substrate-binding protein codes for MKKIVKYSSLAALGLVVAGVLAACSGGEKKDAATSEATSGKKEIIVATNASPKPFNYEENGELTGYEIEVVRAIFKDSDKYDVKFEKTEWSGIFAGLDADRYQMAVNNISYTKERAEKYLYAAPTAQNPNVLVVKKDDNSIKSLDDIGGKSTEVVQGTTSAKQLEEYNKQHADNPTVLNYTKADFQQIMSRLSDGQFDYKIFDKIGVETVIKNQGLDNLKVIELPSDQQPYVYPLLAKDQDELKSFVDKRIQELYKDGTLEKLSQQFFGGSYLPAEADIK; via the coding sequence ATGAAAAAAATCGTTAAATATTCATCACTTGCTGCTCTAGGGCTTGTTGTCGCAGGTGTATTAGCAGCTTGCTCAGGTGGTGAGAAGAAAGATGCTGCAACTAGCGAAGCAACATCTGGTAAGAAAGAAATTATCGTTGCAACCAACGCTTCACCAAAACCATTTAACTATGAAGAAAATGGTGAGTTGACTGGTTACGAAATCGAAGTTGTTCGTGCTATCTTTAAAGACTCTGACAAATATGATGTCAAGTTTGAAAAGACAGAATGGTCAGGTATCTTTGCAGGTCTTGACGCAGATCGTTACCAAATGGCAGTTAACAACATCAGCTACACTAAAGAACGTGCAGAAAAATATCTTTATGCAGCACCAACTGCCCAAAACCCTAATGTCCTTGTAGTGAAGAAAGATGACAACAGCATCAAATCACTTGATGATATCGGTGGAAAATCTACTGAAGTCGTACAAGGAACAACATCAGCTAAACAGCTGGAAGAATACAACAAACAACACGCAGATAATCCAACTGTCCTTAACTATACAAAAGCTGATTTCCAACAAATCATGTCTCGCTTGAGTGACGGTCAATTTGACTACAAGATTTTTGATAAAATCGGTGTAGAAACAGTTATCAAAAACCAAGGTTTGGATAACTTGAAAGTCATCGAACTTCCAAGCGACCAACAACCTTACGTGTACCCACTTCTTGCAAAAGATCAAGATGAATTGAAATCATTTGTTGACAAACGCATCCAAGAACTATATAAAGACGGAACTCTTGAAAAATTATCTCAACAGTTCTTCGGTGGTTCTTACCTCCCAGCAGAAGCGGACATTAAATAA
- a CDS encoding MetQ/NlpA family ABC transporter substrate-binding protein has protein sequence MKIKKWLSVAAIATVAGLTLAACGNSDKKADNTTTVKIATVNRSGSEEARWDKVQELVEKDGIKLEFTEFTDYSQPNKATADGEVDLNAFQHYNFLNNWNKENGKDLVAIADTYISPIRLYSGKNGEENKYTKVEEIPNNGEIAIPNDATNESRALYLLQSAGLIKLDVSGTELATIANIKENPKNLKITELDASQTARSLTSVDAAVVNNTFVTEAKLDYKKALFKEQADENSKQWYNIIVAKKDWESSPKADAIKKIIAAYHTDEVKKVIEETSDGLDQPVW, from the coding sequence ATGAAAATCAAAAAATGGTTAAGCGTAGCAGCGATTGCTACAGTAGCAGGCCTTACACTTGCAGCTTGCGGAAATTCAGACAAGAAAGCGGACAATACAACTACAGTTAAAATTGCAACTGTTAACCGTAGCGGTTCAGAAGAAGCGCGTTGGGATAAAGTCCAAGAATTGGTTGAAAAAGACGGAATTAAATTGGAATTCACAGAGTTTACAGACTACTCACAACCAAACAAAGCAACTGCTGATGGTGAAGTAGACTTGAACGCTTTCCAACACTACAACTTCTTGAACAACTGGAACAAAGAAAACGGTAAAGACCTTGTAGCGATTGCAGATACTTATATCTCACCAATCCGCCTTTACTCAGGTAAAAACGGTGAAGAAAACAAGTATACTAAAGTGGAAGAAATCCCAAATAACGGTGAAATTGCAATTCCAAATGATGCTACTAACGAAAGCCGTGCCCTTTACCTTCTTCAATCAGCAGGTTTGATTAAATTGGATGTTTCAGGAACTGAACTTGCTACAATCGCAAACATCAAAGAAAATCCAAAGAACTTGAAAATCACTGAGTTGGACGCTAGCCAAACAGCTCGTTCATTGACTTCAGTTGATGCAGCTGTTGTAAACAACACTTTTGTTACAGAAGCAAAATTGGACTACAAGAAAGCACTCTTTAAAGAGCAAGCTGACGAAAACTCAAAACAATGGTACAACATCATCGTTGCGAAAAAAGATTGGGAATCATCACCTAAAGCTGATGCAATCAAGAAAATTATCGCAGCTTACCACACTGACGAAGTGAAAAAAGTCATCGAAGAAACTTCAGACGGCTTGGATCAACCAGTTTGGTAA
- a CDS encoding M20/M25/M40 family metallo-hydrolase, with protein MVFPSQEEQIEKFEKDHVAQHYFEVLRTLISKKSVFAQQVGLKEVARYLGEIFKRVGAEVEIDESYTAPFVMAHFKSSRPDAKTIIFYNHYDTVPADGDQVWTEDPFTLSVRDGIMYGRGVDDDKGHITARLSALRKYMQDHDDLPVNISFIMEGAEESASMDLDKYLEKHADKLRGADLLVWEQGTKNALEQLEISGGNKGIVTFDAKVKSADVDIHSSYGGVVESAPWYLIQALTSLRAADGRILVEGLYEHVQEPNERELALIETYAQRNPEEISQIYGLELPLLQEERTAFLKRFFFEPAFNIEGIQSGYQGQGVKTILPAEASAKLEVRLVPGLEPHDVLEKIRKQLDKNGFDNVELYYTLGEMSYRSDMSAPSILNVIELAKKFYPQGVSVLPTTAGTGPMHTVFDALEVPMVAFGLGNANSRDHGGDENVRIADYYTHIELVEELIRSYE; from the coding sequence ATGGTTTTCCCTAGCCAAGAAGAACAAATTGAAAAGTTTGAAAAGGATCATGTAGCGCAGCATTACTTTGAAGTTTTGCGTACCTTGATTTCTAAAAAATCAGTCTTTGCCCAACAAGTTGGTCTGAAAGAGGTGGCTCGTTATCTAGGCGAAATCTTCAAGCGCGTAGGTGCAGAGGTCGAGATTGACGAGAGCTATACAGCACCTTTTGTCATGGCGCATTTCAAAAGTTCACGTCCAGATGCCAAGACTATCATTTTCTACAACCATTATGACACAGTACCAGCAGATGGTGATCAAGTTTGGACAGAGGATCCTTTTACACTCTCTGTGCGTGATGGCATTATGTATGGACGCGGGGTTGATGATGACAAGGGGCATATCACTGCTCGACTCAGTGCGCTGAGAAAATACATGCAAGATCACGATGATCTTCCAGTCAATATCAGCTTCATCATGGAAGGGGCAGAGGAATCTGCCTCTATGGACTTGGATAAATATTTAGAAAAACATGCGGACAAACTTCGTGGTGCAGATTTATTGGTCTGGGAACAAGGAACAAAGAATGCCTTGGAACAGTTAGAAATCTCTGGTGGGAACAAGGGGATTGTAACCTTTGATGCCAAGGTCAAGAGTGCCGATGTGGATATCCACTCTAGCTATGGAGGTGTTGTGGAGTCAGCGCCTTGGTATCTCATTCAAGCCTTGACCAGTTTGAGGGCTGCGGATGGGCGCATTTTAGTTGAAGGCTTGTACGAACATGTGCAGGAGCCTAATGAACGTGAGTTAGCCTTGATTGAAACCTATGCCCAACGCAATCCAGAGGAAATTAGTCAGATTTATGGCTTGGAATTGCCACTTTTACAAGAGGAACGTACAGCCTTTCTCAAACGGTTTTTCTTTGAACCAGCATTCAATATCGAAGGAATTCAGTCAGGCTATCAAGGCCAAGGGGTTAAAACGATTTTGCCAGCAGAGGCTAGTGCCAAGCTAGAAGTCCGTTTGGTTCCTGGCTTAGAACCCCATGATGTTTTGGAGAAAATCCGAAAACAACTAGACAAAAACGGTTTTGATAATGTAGAATTGTACTATACCTTGGGTGAGATGAGCTATCGAAGCGATATGAGTGCACCATCTATTCTCAATGTTATTGAGCTGGCCAAGAAATTCTATCCACAGGGCGTATCGGTCTTGCCAACAACGGCTGGGACAGGTCCTATGCATACGGTATTCGATGCCTTAGAAGTACCCATGGTTGCCTTTGGTCTAGGAAATGCTAATAGCCGAGACCATGGTGGAGATGAAAATGTGCGAATCGCCGATTATTACACCCATATTGAATTAGTAGAGGAGCTGATTAGAAGCTATGAGTAG
- a CDS encoding methionine ABC transporter ATP-binding protein, which translates to MSRDIIKLDQIDVTFHQKKRTITAVKDVTIHIQEGDIYGIVGYSGAGKSTLVRVINLLQKPSAGRITIDDDVIFDNKVTLTAEQLRHKRQDIGMIFQHFNLMSQKTAEENVAFALKHSGLSKEEKKAKVAKLLDLVGLADRAENYPSQLSGGQKQRVAIARALANDPKILISDESTSALDPKTTKQILSLLQELNRKLGLTIVLITHEMQIVKDIANRVAVMQDGRLIEEGSVLEIFSDPKQPLTQDFISTATGIDEAMVKIEKQEIVEHLSENSILVQLKYAGASTDEPLLNELYKHYQVTANILYGNIEILDGTPVGELVVVLSGEKEALASAQDAIRQAGVQLKVLKGGQ; encoded by the coding sequence ATGAGTAGAGATATTATCAAATTAGATCAGATCGATGTGACTTTTCACCAAAAGAAAAGAACCATCACAGCGGTCAAGGATGTGACCATTCACATCCAAGAAGGAGATATCTACGGAATTGTAGGATATTCTGGAGCAGGGAAATCAACCCTAGTTCGTGTTATTAACCTTTTGCAAAAACCATCTGCAGGTCGAATTACCATTGATGATGATGTGATCTTTGACAACAAGGTTACCTTAACTGCGGAGCAATTACGCCATAAACGTCAAGATATTGGGATGATTTTCCAACACTTTAACCTTATGAGCCAGAAAACAGCAGAGGAAAATGTAGCCTTTGCTCTCAAACACTCTGGACTCAGCAAGGAAGAAAAGAAGGCTAAAGTAGCTAAGTTGTTGGACTTGGTGGGCTTGGCTGACCGTGCCGAAAACTATCCTTCACAACTATCTGGAGGTCAAAAGCAACGTGTGGCTATTGCGCGTGCCTTGGCCAATGATCCAAAAATCTTGATTTCGGACGAGTCAACTTCAGCTCTGGATCCAAAGACAACGAAACAGATTTTGTCACTCTTGCAAGAATTGAACCGTAAACTAGGTTTGACCATTGTCCTGATTACACACGAGATGCAGATTGTCAAAGACATTGCTAACCGTGTAGCAGTCATGCAGGATGGTCGTCTGATTGAAGAGGGTAGCGTTCTTGAAATCTTCTCAGATCCTAAGCAACCATTGACCCAGGACTTTATCTCAACGGCGACAGGTATCGATGAAGCTATGGTCAAGATTGAGAAACAAGAAATCGTAGAGCACTTATCTGAAAACAGCATTTTGGTACAACTCAAGTATGCAGGCGCTTCTACAGATGAACCACTTCTGAATGAATTGTACAAGCACTACCAAGTAACAGCCAATATTCTTTATGGAAATATTGAAATTTTGGATGGCACTCCTGTTGGTGAACTTGTGGTTGTCTTGTCAGGGGAAAAAGAAGCCTTGGCAAGCGCTCAAGATGCCATCCGTCAGGCTGGTGTGCAACTAAAAGTATTGAAGGGAGGACAGTAA
- a CDS encoding methionine ABC transporter permease, translated as MAELIKAYLPNVYKMGWSGQAGWGTAIYLTLYMTVLSFIIGGFLGLVAGLFLVLTAPGGVLENKVVFWILDKITSIFRAVPFIILLAVLSPFSHLIVGTSIGPNAAIVPLSFAVFAFFARQVQVVLAELDGGVIEAAQASGATFWDIVGVYLSEGLPDLIRVTTVTLISLVGETAMAGAVGAGGIGNVAIAYGFNRFNHDVTVLATLIIILIIFTIQFLGDFLTKKLSHK; from the coding sequence ATGGCAGAATTGATTAAAGCATACTTACCAAACGTCTACAAGATGGGTTGGTCTGGTCAAGCTGGCTGGGGAACAGCAATCTACTTGACCCTTTATATGACGGTTCTTTCCTTCATCATCGGAGGTTTCCTAGGGCTGGTTGCAGGGCTTTTCCTTGTCTTGACAGCTCCAGGTGGTGTCTTGGAAAATAAAGTTGTTTTCTGGATTTTGGACAAGATTACCTCTATCTTCCGTGCGGTGCCATTCATCATTCTCTTGGCTGTCTTGTCACCCTTCTCTCATCTAATCGTAGGGACAAGTATCGGGCCAAATGCGGCTATTGTACCCCTATCTTTTGCAGTCTTTGCCTTCTTTGCTCGTCAAGTACAGGTGGTATTAGCTGAGCTAGATGGTGGTGTCATCGAGGCAGCTCAAGCTAGTGGAGCTACTTTCTGGGACATCGTAGGTGTTTACCTATCAGAAGGTCTACCAGACTTGATCCGTGTGACAACTGTGACCTTGATCTCACTAGTCGGTGAAACAGCTATGGCGGGAGCGGTCGGAGCAGGTGGTATCGGTAACGTAGCTATCGCTTATGGATTTAACCGTTTCAATCATGATGTGACAGTCCTTGCGACGCTCATCATTATCCTGATTATCTTTACAATTCAGTTTTTGGGAGACTTCTTGACCAAGAAATTAAGTCATAAATAA
- a CDS encoding MptD family putative ECF transporter S component has protein sequence MKKNILTTLVAALVYFLCIGVGVLLGNLIDHTGNMFYAPAFSALVGGSVYMILLEKVPRFGAITTIGLVISLFFLGSKHGAGAFLPGIICGLAADGIAHLGHYKDKVKNLLSFLVFAFGTTGPILLMWITPQAYIATLVARGKSQDYIDRIMVSPNLGNILLFIASVLIGALLGALIGQALSKKLTHKR, from the coding sequence ATGAAAAAGAATATCTTGACAACTCTTGTGGCTGCCCTTGTCTACTTTCTCTGTATCGGAGTGGGGGTTCTACTAGGAAACCTTATCGACCACACTGGAAATATGTTTTATGCCCCTGCCTTTTCTGCTCTTGTAGGTGGTAGCGTCTATATGATTCTTTTAGAAAAAGTGCCTCGCTTTGGAGCGATTACAACGATTGGGCTCGTTATCTCTCTCTTTTTCCTCGGGAGCAAGCATGGTGCTGGAGCCTTTCTCCCAGGAATCATCTGTGGACTTGCAGCGGATGGCATCGCCCATCTTGGTCATTACAAGGATAAGGTCAAGAACCTTCTTTCCTTCCTAGTATTTGCTTTTGGCACCACCGGTCCCATTCTACTTATGTGGATAACCCCTCAAGCTTATATAGCAACTCTAGTAGCTCGTGGGAAATCTCAGGACTATATTGACCGCATTATGGTCTCACCGAATCTCGGTAATATCCTACTTTTTATCGCAAGTGTCCTCATTGGTGCTTTACTTGGCGCCCTGATTGGACAAGCACTTAGTAAGAAGTTGACACATAAAAGATAA